From a single Onychomys torridus chromosome 9, mOncTor1.1, whole genome shotgun sequence genomic region:
- the Fam25a gene encoding protein FAM25A, translated as MLGGLGKLAAEGLAHRTEKATEGAVHAVEEVVKEVVDHAKEAGEKALADALKKAQESGDKVVKEVTEKVTHTVTDAVTHAAEGLGRLGQ; from the exons ATGCTGGGAGGCTTGGGGAAGCTGGCGGCCGAGGGCCTGGCCCACCGCACTGAGAAAGCCACTGAGGGAGCAG TTCACGCAGTGGAGGAGGTGGTGAAGGAGGTGGTGGACCACgccaaggaggctggagagaagg CCCTTGCAGATGCCCTAAAGAAAGCCCAAGAGTCAGGGGACAAAGTGGTGAAGGAGGTCACTGAGAAGGTGACCCACACTGTCACCGACGCCGTTACCCATGCCGCGGAAGGCCTGGGTAGACTGGGCCAGTGA